The Streptomyces sp. NBC_00483 genome contains the following window.
GTTCATCGCCACGCTCGCGATGCTCGCCTCGGGCCGCGGCCTCGCCCTGCAGATCACCGACGGCAAGACCCAAATGGTCACCGTACCGGGGGTGTTGAAGCTCGGCGAGCGCGACTCGTACGTCCTCGGGATCCCGCCGCTCGTGATGGTGTTCGTCGCGGTCACCGTGATCGGCTGGCTGGTCCTCAACCGGACCACCTTCGGCCGCCGCACCGTCGCCGTCGGCGGCAACGCGGAGGCGGCCCGCCTCGCCGGTATCGACGTACGCCGCCAGCGCCTCTATCTGTATCTGCTCTCCGGCCTGTGCTGCGGCATCGCGGCCTTCCTGCTGATCGTGCTCTCCGGCTCCGGCCAGAACACCAACGGCAACCTCTACGAACTCGACGCCATCGCCGCCGCCATCATCGGCGGCACCCTGCTCACCGGCGGACGAGGCACCATCGTCGGCTCCGTCCTCGGCGTCCTGATCTTCACCACGATCCAGAACATCTTCGCGCTGAACAACCTGCAGAGCGACGTCCAGCAGATCGCCAAGGGCGCCATCATCGTCGTGGCGGTCCTGGTGCAGCGGCGCACGGCCAGCACTTCCCATTGAAACGCGGAAAGGGACACGCCATGCCAGAGACAACGAGCCGCCGGGGACTGATCTTCGGCGCGGCCGCGGCCGTCACCGCGGGCGGACTGCTCACCGCCTGCACCAGCAACGAGCCAAGTGACAAGAGCGACGACAAGAAGACCGACGACCAGCCGGTCGCCGACGACAAGAAGGGCAAGCAGGTCACCATCGGCTTCGCGGGGCCGCAGGCCGACCACGGCTGGCTCAACGCCATCAACGACAACGCCAAGGAACGCGCCAAGAAGTACGCGGACGTCACCCTGGAGACCACCGAGGGCTCCAATGACACGGCCGCGCAGATCGGCCAGGTCGAGACCCTCATCAACAAGAAGGTCGACGTCCTCGTCGTGCTGCCCGCCGACGGCAAGGCGCTGACCCAGGTGGGCCTGAAGGCGATGCGCGCCGGCATCCCCGTCGTGAACCTGGACCGCATCTTCAACACCCCGCAGGCATACCGGTGTTGGATCGGCGGCGACAACTACGGCATGGGCCTGAGCGCCGGTCACTACATCGGCGAGCAGCTCAAGGACAAGAAGAACGCGAAGGTCGTCGAGCTCGCCGGGCTCGACAACCTCGAACTCACCAAACAGCGCACCGAGGGCTTCGACGCCGCCCTGAAGAACTACCCCAACATCAAGAAGGTGGCCCGGCAGGCCGCCGAGTTCACGGTCGAGTCGGGGCAGGCCAAGATGGCCCAACTCCTGCAGGCGCAGAAGAACTTCGACGCCCTGTGGAACCACGACGACGACCAGGGTGTCGGCGCCCTGCGCGCCATCAAGCAGGCAGGGCGCGACGACTTCCTGATGGTCGGCGGCGCGGGCGCGCTCTCCGCGTTCGAGGAGATCAAGCAGGACCGGGGCGTGCTGAAGGCGACGGTCCTGTACCCGCCGACCATGGCCGCCTCCGCGATCGACCTGGCCCGCGCGCTCGGCCAGGGCAAGGGCATCAGTGGCATGGCCGAGTTCGAGATTCCCGCCCACCTGACCCTGTACTCGGCCGTCGTCGACAAGAAGAACGTCGACCAGTACATGCCCACCGGCTTCAAGTGAGCCCCGCCCGTACGACCGGAGTGGCAGGGAACACCGCGCGGACGAGGAGGACTTCTGCATGGCAAGCACGGGCAGCACGGGCAGCACGGGCGGCACGGACGCGAACGGGGAGCCGGGCGACGGGAACGACGGACGGCCCGTCCTGGGTGTCGGCATGGTCGGGTACGCGTTCATGGGCGCCGCCCACTCACAGGGCTGGCGCACCGTGGGCCACGTCTTCGACCTGCCGCTCACGCCCCGACTCGCCGCGATCTGCGGCCGCGACGCCTCGGGGGTGCGCGCCGCGGCCGCCCGGCTCGGCTGGGCCGCCGCCGAGACCGACTGGCGGGCGCTGATCGCCCGGGACGACGTCGACCTGGTCGACATCTGCACCCCCGGCGACAGCCACGCCGAGATCGCCGTCGCCGCCCTGGAGGCCGGCAAGCACGTGCTGTGCGAGAAGCCGCTCGCCAACTCGGTTGAGGAGGCGGAGGT
Protein-coding sequences here:
- a CDS encoding ABC transporter permease — protein: MSQPASTTSPAAPKSDPAAKHPRVLRLDVRTLSLLGVLAALVVIGGITQPDSFLDTDNLQLVLTQASVIGVVTVGMTFVIISGGIDLSVGAIVALAGVWSTTVATQEYGFAGVLFTAILVGVGCGLVNGVLIAYGGMVPFIATLAMLASGRGLALQITDGKTQMVTVPGVLKLGERDSYVLGIPPLVMVFVAVTVIGWLVLNRTTFGRRTVAVGGNAEAARLAGIDVRRQRLYLYLLSGLCCGIAAFLLIVLSGSGQNTNGNLYELDAIAAAIIGGTLLTGGRGTIVGSVLGVLIFTTIQNIFALNNLQSDVQQIAKGAIIVVAVLVQRRTASTSH
- a CDS encoding substrate-binding domain-containing protein, whose amino-acid sequence is MPETTSRRGLIFGAAAAVTAGGLLTACTSNEPSDKSDDKKTDDQPVADDKKGKQVTIGFAGPQADHGWLNAINDNAKERAKKYADVTLETTEGSNDTAAQIGQVETLINKKVDVLVVLPADGKALTQVGLKAMRAGIPVVNLDRIFNTPQAYRCWIGGDNYGMGLSAGHYIGEQLKDKKNAKVVELAGLDNLELTKQRTEGFDAALKNYPNIKKVARQAAEFTVESGQAKMAQLLQAQKNFDALWNHDDDQGVGALRAIKQAGRDDFLMVGGAGALSAFEEIKQDRGVLKATVLYPPTMAASAIDLARALGQGKGISGMAEFEIPAHLTLYSAVVDKKNVDQYMPTGFK